The Cohnella abietis genome has a segment encoding these proteins:
- a CDS encoding spore germination protein, with translation MSELESVYASCEDLIIREIINSAGDKAIVVFFEGITDEERLNETIMKINSSQPSLEPASYVQRVLEVTSFSELIEKVSIGNPVMLTDGSDRGMCFVLPKVDKRAIEEPIAESVVRGPREGFTETLTVNISLLRRRLRTPLLKVKAIEIGTYTKSRVNVAYIEKLAEPELVDEVMKRLSAIQIDGVLESGNIEELIEDSHFSPFPQMLSTERPDNAIASLLEGKVVILIDGTPFVLIAPTGLFSFLHTPEDSYQRFMISMAILWLRYIFFMVALLAPSAYVAILTYHHEMIPTALLLSIAKSREEIPFPAVVEAFIMEITFEALREAGVRLPKQVGSAVSIVGALVIGQAATSAGLVSSPMVMVVAITGIASFMIPNYTMGIPIRLLRFPIMILAGVMGLLGLLMGVIAVVIHLCSLRSFGTPYLMPLVPLKNSKWKEVLLRIPLWSTDKRTQVSTFRDKGRNK, from the coding sequence TTGTCCGAGCTGGAATCTGTTTATGCTTCCTGCGAGGATTTAATTATTCGAGAAATAATTAATTCTGCTGGGGATAAGGCGATAGTTGTATTTTTTGAAGGGATTACAGACGAGGAACGATTAAACGAAACCATTATGAAAATCAATTCATCTCAACCATCATTGGAGCCTGCCAGCTATGTTCAGAGAGTGCTAGAGGTTACATCCTTTAGTGAGCTTATCGAAAAGGTTTCAATTGGTAATCCAGTTATGCTAACAGATGGCTCGGACCGAGGGATGTGCTTTGTATTACCGAAGGTGGATAAACGAGCAATAGAGGAGCCAATCGCGGAATCTGTTGTTCGAGGACCTAGGGAAGGATTTACGGAGACGTTAACAGTTAATATTTCATTATTGCGTCGTAGATTACGTACTCCGCTTCTAAAGGTTAAAGCAATAGAGATCGGAACCTATACGAAGTCAAGGGTTAATGTAGCTTATATTGAAAAATTAGCAGAGCCAGAGCTTGTGGACGAAGTTATGAAACGTCTGAGTGCTATCCAAATTGATGGAGTACTCGAAAGTGGAAATATCGAGGAATTAATTGAGGACTCTCATTTCTCTCCCTTTCCACAGATGCTGAGCACGGAGCGTCCGGACAATGCTATAGCCAGCCTGCTTGAAGGGAAGGTCGTCATACTAATTGATGGCACTCCATTCGTATTAATAGCTCCGACGGGGCTATTCTCATTTCTTCATACGCCAGAGGATTCTTATCAAAGATTTATGATCTCTATGGCGATTCTTTGGCTACGCTATATTTTTTTCATGGTGGCCTTGCTTGCTCCATCTGCTTATGTAGCCATTCTAACCTATCATCATGAAATGATTCCAACTGCCTTGCTTTTGAGCATTGCCAAATCAAGAGAAGAGATTCCTTTCCCTGCGGTTGTAGAAGCTTTTATTATGGAAATCACTTTCGAGGCGCTTAGAGAAGCAGGGGTGAGATTGCCGAAGCAGGTTGGTTCCGCAGTGAGCATTGTAGGCGCTTTGGTTATTGGACAAGCTGCAACTTCTGCAGGGCTTGTTTCTTCTCCCATGGTTATGGTAGTTGCGATAACGGGCATTGCATCCTTTATGATACCGAATTACACAATGGGAATTCCTATTCGGCTGCTTCGTTTTCCAATTATGATCCTAGCAGGGGTTATGGGTTTATTAGGGTTATTGATGGGAGTTATTGCTGTCGTTATTCATCTGTGCTCACTTCGTTCATTTGGAACCCCGTATTTGATGCCCTTAGTTCCTCTAAAGAACAGCAAATGGAAGGAGGTATTGCTGCGAATACCCCTTTGGAGTACGGACAAACGGACACAGGTTTCCACCTTTCGAGATAAAGGAAGGAACAAATAA
- a CDS encoding ABC transporter ATP-binding protein — protein sequence MSRLIKSKLELSGITKAYMRGKKRVPVLNNISLHVGEGEFVTLIGPSGSGKSTLFRLIGGVERPDTGRIVMEGKEVTGERGLISYMPQQAALFPWLSVEDNISSALVTTGTSKKEAKEQASEWLRKIQLDNVAKEYPHVLSGGMQQRVSFLRALLMRRDIMCLDEPFAALDALTRADMQRWLLQLWEADRRSVLFVTHSIEEALMLSDRIYVLSPAPATVLREIIVPFNRPRQVDVWTDPAFVELKREVLDLLEKGERSIV from the coding sequence ATGAGTAGACTCATTAAGAGCAAGCTAGAGCTTAGTGGAATAACAAAAGCATATATGCGTGGCAAAAAAAGAGTACCGGTGCTGAATAACATTTCCTTACACGTTGGCGAAGGAGAGTTTGTCACGTTAATTGGACCTTCGGGCAGTGGGAAATCGACACTCTTCCGCCTGATTGGTGGAGTCGAGAGACCTGATACTGGGCGGATTGTCATGGAAGGAAAAGAAGTTACCGGTGAACGTGGGCTGATCAGCTATATGCCGCAGCAAGCGGCGTTGTTCCCTTGGCTTTCCGTAGAGGACAACATTTCATCAGCTTTGGTTACTACGGGAACCTCCAAGAAAGAAGCCAAGGAGCAGGCTTCCGAATGGCTGCGTAAAATTCAATTAGATAATGTAGCTAAAGAATACCCACATGTACTATCCGGCGGGATGCAGCAGAGAGTTTCATTCTTGCGGGCATTGCTTATGCGCCGCGATATCATGTGCTTAGATGAGCCCTTCGCAGCTTTAGATGCTCTAACAAGAGCAGACATGCAACGTTGGCTTCTACAATTGTGGGAAGCAGACAGGCGTTCGGTATTGTTCGTTACTCACAGTATCGAAGAGGCATTGATGCTGTCGGATCGCATTTATGTGCTATCTCCGGCACCTGCTACTGTCCTGAGGGAAATAATCGTTCCATTCAACCGTCCAAGACAAGTTGATGTATGGACCGATCCAGCATTCGTCGAACTCAAGCGGGAAGTGCTGGACTTGTTGGAGAAGGGGGAAAGATCCATTGTGTGA
- a CDS encoding ABC transporter permease gives MGNRALRGILLPVVTMLVFIGLWQAACAIFEIKTFTLPSPWDIALTMYEDSALLWKHVLATLYLALTGLGLGLGFGIIVAVFLHIVPILREAFAPILVLSQNIPIIALGPLLMIWFGFGVTPKLILLVLVCFFPITLSILVGLGQAEPQLREYLGMIGASRWERLKRLEFPASLSYLFSGLKIAATYVVSSAMVAEWLGANKGIGYYLKLNSNGYDQPGVFGSIVCVVALSLLFYYMVVLAEHLIIRWKPRPSRDWKGAS, from the coding sequence ATGGGCAATAGAGCGCTTAGAGGAATACTGCTGCCTGTTGTGACGATGCTTGTCTTTATCGGACTGTGGCAAGCAGCCTGTGCTATTTTCGAGATTAAAACCTTTACATTACCGTCCCCTTGGGATATTGCACTGACTATGTACGAGGATTCCGCTTTGCTCTGGAAGCATGTGCTGGCTACTCTGTATCTTGCTCTCACAGGGCTTGGCTTGGGTCTAGGTTTCGGAATTATTGTTGCCGTATTTCTTCACATTGTTCCTATATTGCGCGAGGCATTTGCTCCGATATTAGTACTGTCCCAGAATATTCCGATTATTGCGCTTGGACCATTGCTGATGATCTGGTTCGGCTTTGGTGTAACACCAAAATTAATCTTACTTGTCCTTGTATGCTTTTTCCCGATTACGCTATCCATTCTTGTAGGCCTTGGTCAAGCTGAGCCTCAGCTACGTGAGTATTTAGGAATGATTGGTGCCTCGAGGTGGGAGAGATTGAAACGGCTGGAGTTTCCGGCATCGCTCTCCTATTTGTTCTCAGGGCTCAAAATAGCCGCAACCTACGTGGTATCATCAGCAATGGTAGCGGAATGGTTAGGGGCGAACAAGGGCATCGGTTATTATTTGAAGCTCAATTCTAACGGCTACGATCAGCCAGGCGTGTTCGGCTCCATTGTCTGTGTAGTTGCGCTCAGTCTGCTGTTCTATTACATGGTCGTTCTAGCAGAGCATCTGATCATCAGATGGAAACCACGTCCGAGCAGGGACTGGAAGGGGGCTTCCTGA
- a CDS encoding thiamine-binding protein, whose product MAQALLSIQILPKVKPGEEVIPYVDRAIEIIKESGVNYRVGPLETTIEGDLDLLIDIVKRMNAAMFEMGSPSVMSQIKLVVDGQEGASISKQLLKYPDGQ is encoded by the coding sequence ATGGCTCAAGCATTATTAAGCATTCAGATACTACCGAAGGTTAAGCCTGGTGAAGAGGTTATTCCATACGTTGACCGGGCGATTGAGATTATTAAGGAATCAGGAGTTAACTATCGTGTGGGACCATTGGAAACGACAATAGAGGGCGATCTGGATTTATTAATTGACATTGTTAAACGGATGAATGCAGCTATGTTCGAGATGGGCAGTCCTTCAGTAATGTCACAAATTAAATTGGTGGTCGATGGACAAGAAGGCGCTTCGATCTCCAAGCAATTGCTAAAGTATCCGGATGGGCAATAG
- a CDS encoding ABC transporter substrate-binding protein → MNKRSKVWQGLGITMIAGAILLTGCGNKNGANASENPPATATGSPDTSAKELQKVTLVLDWTPNTNHTGLYVAKEQGLWEKQGLDVEIILPPEAGASTLVANGKAEFGVGVQESMILAREQGLPLVSIAPIIQHNTSGFASPVDKNIKEPKDFEGKSYGGWGSPAEQAVIESMMNVQKADVSKVNFVSAGSADFFTAVKKGIDFEWIFYGWTGIEAELRKEPINIVYLTDYSKQLDYYTPLLLTNEKLIKEKPELVRAFLAGASEGYNYAIDHPEEAADILIKAIPEINAELVKASQKWLSPKYKDDAPRWGEQKREVWSGYGDWLKQNGLLKKELNYDDMFTTEFLPQ, encoded by the coding sequence ATGAATAAGAGAAGTAAGGTTTGGCAGGGTTTAGGGATTACGATGATAGCGGGTGCAATTCTGTTGACCGGCTGTGGCAACAAAAATGGGGCTAATGCCTCCGAGAATCCACCAGCTACAGCAACGGGCAGCCCTGACACTTCTGCTAAGGAGCTTCAGAAAGTAACGCTAGTATTGGATTGGACGCCGAACACGAACCACACCGGTCTTTACGTGGCGAAGGAGCAGGGCTTGTGGGAAAAGCAGGGCTTGGATGTAGAAATTATTTTACCACCAGAAGCGGGAGCAAGCACTTTAGTAGCTAATGGTAAGGCTGAGTTTGGTGTCGGAGTTCAGGAGAGCATGATATTAGCACGGGAGCAGGGGCTGCCGCTCGTATCAATCGCTCCGATCATTCAGCATAATACGTCCGGTTTCGCATCGCCGGTTGATAAAAATATTAAAGAGCCTAAGGATTTCGAAGGTAAATCATACGGCGGCTGGGGATCTCCTGCAGAGCAAGCGGTTATCGAATCGATGATGAATGTGCAGAAGGCGGACGTTAGCAAGGTCAATTTTGTTAGTGCAGGTTCGGCTGATTTCTTCACGGCTGTGAAAAAGGGAATCGACTTTGAGTGGATTTTCTACGGATGGACGGGAATTGAAGCCGAGCTTCGCAAGGAGCCAATTAATATCGTCTATTTGACTGATTACAGCAAGCAATTAGATTATTACACCCCGTTGCTGCTTACTAACGAGAAGCTAATTAAAGAAAAACCGGAGCTTGTGCGTGCATTCCTTGCCGGAGCATCGGAAGGCTATAATTATGCAATTGACCACCCGGAGGAAGCTGCTGATATTTTGATTAAGGCTATTCCAGAAATAAACGCTGAGCTCGTTAAGGCGAGTCAGAAGTGGCTAAGCCCTAAATACAAGGATGATGCACCACGTTGGGGAGAGCAGAAGCGTGAGGTTTGGTCTGGCTATGGGGATTGGTTAAAGCAGAATGGATTGTTGAAGAAAGAATTGAATTATGACGATATGTTTACAACAGAATTCCTACCACAATAA